Proteins co-encoded in one Candida albicans SC5314 chromosome 3, complete sequence genomic window:
- a CDS encoding ubiquinol--cytochrome-c reductase subunit 6 (Ortholog of subunit 6 of the ubiquinol cytochrome-c reductase complex, a component of the mitochondrial inner membrane electron transport chain; Hap43-repressed gene), with the protein MSFFRDLLESVVPTAYAEEPVEDVEVEQPEDAPEEEVSEETVEEEEDDDEDDDEDDEEEEETADPLDTLREECTKTAACKPFDHHFHECIERVTKEQEEPDYEHKHYKEDCIEEFFHLQHCVNDCVAPRLFNRLK; encoded by the exons ATGTCATTTTTCAGAGATTTATTAGAATCAGTTGTTCCAACTGCTTATGCTGAAGAA cCAGTTGAAGACGTAGAAGTTGAACAACCAGAAGATGCtccagaagaagaagtttcCGAAGAAActgttgaagaagaagaagatgatgatgaagatgatgatgaagatgatgaagaagaagaagaaactgCTGACCCATTGGATACTTTGCGTGAAGAATGTACCAAGACCGCTGCTTGTAAGCCATTTGATCACCATTTCCACGAGTGTATTGAGAGAGTCACcaaagaacaagaagaacCAGATTATGAACACAAACACTACAAAGAAGATTGTATTGAAGAGTTTTTCCATTTGCAACACTGTGTAAACGATTGTGTTGCCCCAAGATTATTCAACAGATTGAAGTAA
- the SBP1 gene encoding Sbp1p (Similar to RNA binding proteins; downregulated upon adherence to polystyrene; stationary-phase enriched protein): protein MSTSEETKVTKPVIEDRIYVGNVDFKATEDELKELFQDLKVTEVEIPFKENTRGDKVFKRHLGFAFVQFENKDDADKAIATYNGQKFQRRNIFIKKAVPPPTEEEKKERVEAFKAKREEIKKVKEQKKAEAKKKREGATADAATTANGESATTDSTPAIPDGTPSKDTIFITNLDYKVNVKTLNSLFKELKPKWIHVPSRRVPYNRRGRGGKFRKPFNKGIAFVKFSNEETQKQAVAEFNGKEVNGREIIVDIAIDSRIPKEGSTEEDVDDEENAEANSNGN, encoded by the coding sequence ATGTCTACTTCTGAAGAAACTAAAGTCACCAAACCAGTCATTGAAGACAGAATCTACGTTGGTAATGTTGATTTCAAAGCCACtgaagatgaattgaaagaattatttcaaGATTTAAAAGTCACTGAGGTTGAAATCCCATTCAAGGAGAATACTCGTGGCgataaagttttcaaaagacATTTAGGATTTGCCtttgttcaatttgaaaataaggATGATGCTGATAAGGCCATTGCCACTTATAATGGTCAAAAATtccaaagaagaaacattttcatcaaaaagGCTGTTCCACCACcaactgaagaagaaaaaaaggaaagagTTGAAGCTTTCAAAGccaaaagagaagaaatcaaaaaggtaaaagaacaaaagaagGCTGAAGCTAAAAAGAAGAGAGAAGGGGCTACTGCTGACGCTGCTACTACTGCTAATGGTGAATCTGCTACCACTGATTCTACACCAGCTATCCCCGATGGAACTCCTTCCAAGGATACCATTTTTATCACCAACTTGGATTACAAAGTTAACGTTAAAACTTTGAACAGTTTATTCAAGgaattgaaaccaaaatGGATCCATGTTCCATCTAGAAGAGTTCCTTATAATAGAAGAGGCCGTGGTGGCAAGTTTAGAAAACCATTCAACAAGGGTATTGCATTTGTCAAGTTTTCTAATGAAGAAACCCAAAAGCAAGCTGTTGCTGAATTTAACGGTAAAGAAGTTAATGGCAGagaaattattgttgatattgctATTGACTCCAGAATTCCAAAAGAAGGGTcaactgaagaagatgttgatgatgaagaaaatgcTGAAGCAAATAGCAATGGTAACTAA
- a CDS encoding uncharacterized protein (Has domain(s) with predicted ATP binding, ATPase activity) gives MDIQNQYSDTEILDSLKKVHLFTGKENQNKFSNLDTVITEGGGNLSHGERQLVCLARSLLRNTKIILLDEAISSIDYNTDYILQQSLREHFNNSNILTIAHRLRTIIDYDKILVLDAGKVVEYDNPYVLITNTDSLFYRMCENSSELESLIKLAKEAYV, from the coding sequence ATGGATATACAAAACCAATACCTGGACACGGAAATATTGgattcattgaaaaaagttcatttatttactggaaaagaaaatcaaaataaatttagCAATTTAGACACAGTTATTACTGAAGGTGGTGGTAATTTATCTCATGGTGAAAGACAATTAGTTTGTTTGGCAAGATCATTATTAAGGAATACGAAAATCATTTTGTTAGATGAAGCAATCTCCTCAATTGACTACAATACAGATTACATACTCTAACAAAGTTTAAGAGAACACTTTAATAATCTGAACATTTTAACTATTGCTCATAGACTTAGAACTATCATTGATTATGATAAAATTTTAGTCTTGGATGCTGGTAAAGTAGTAGAGTATGATAATCCATATGTATTAATTACAAACACGGATTCATTATTTTACAGAATGTGTGAAAATAGTAGTGAATTGGAAAGTTTGATTAAATTAGCAAAAGAAGCTTATGTGTAG
- the MBP1 gene encoding transcription factor (Putative component of the MBF transcription complex involved in G1/S cell-cycle progression; non-periodic mRNA expression; predicted, conserved MBF binding sites upstream of G1/S-regulated genes) has protein sequence MSDSQIYSATYSNVPAFEFVTSEGPIMRRKKDSWINATHILKIAKFPKAKRTRILEKDVQTGIHEKVQGGYGKYQGTYVPLDLGAAIARNFGVYDVLKPIFEFQYIEGQTEVPPPAPKHNHASALNVAKRQASLLKKQKEKQVQPTLSDTSFGSSTSVPPTTVPKKRGRPKRATLSATPSLQRSDTTPINKSLIDFNANDHSAKSSFIGVVPSFARNDTEQDALQIMTNNMNLRQEDLASVETDDDEEYHNGSRGDGLQNDSFTTKRRKYPGGMTNGNGLESQADLLTSKELFGVSRTSFEKRANQQHNHYSPLQPYHQPSISLSQENQIYSDYFQSLLSYFLDDNNKIRSPIPDSLLSPPLPLSKIHIYQTIDSDGNTIFHWACSMGNLNMVEFLLKTFTHSLNPDVRNNNGETPLMFMVKFNNSFQLRNFPLILDLLKESVLLVDSNGKTVLHHIVDTDSKHKREKFAQYYLESLLEKIVDERQEQGDSNGHAMEDDLTKDELVTKFINHQDSDGNTAFHIAAHNLNKKCIKVFINYHRFINFGLRNLVSCTVEDYLASHNYVLRLDPVEHDQSNNSDGDEDIMEDYTNENQSFETQLHNSKMAINLQNTTANLLTEKMTQLAYAIDSELSEKDEVILKYFKVLSQINQIKLESQRKILSFFKLDHLIEELEQNKDDSQQQQQQVTDDDDPTSVHGNDLHLDFKRDHILQEEIYRLMNDLTYQELHQQDELDKVEHSYRMTKERLHEKVLDASSFVIDQTHQQGNVHEQLELAKQLQVEIIKRKKLVDEISKLTKNVPLPENPNAKTIIDTYPSTDKLYKYCKLISLSCGIPMDEIETSIDAMEESLVKK, from the coding sequence ATGTCAGACTCTCAAATTTATTCAGCAACATATTCAAATGTCCCCGCATTTGAGTTTGTCACTCTGGAAGGACCAATAATGAGACGCAAAAAGGACTCTTGGATAAATGCCACACATATTTTGAAGATTGCTAAGTTTCCAAAGGCTAAACGGACAAGgattttggaaaaagaCGTTCAAACTGGGATTCACGAAAAGGTTCAAGGTGGGTACGGAAAGTATCAGGGGACCTATGTTCCCCTAGATTTAGGAGCAGCAATTGCCAGAAACTTTGGTGTTTATGACGTTTTAAAACCCATCTTTGAGtttcaatatattgaaGGACAAACAGAAGTGCCCCCACCTGCTCCAAAACACAATCATGCATCCGCTTTGAATGTAGCCAAACGACAAGCACTGTTATTGAAAAAGCAAAAGGAAAAGCAAGTGCAGCCAACTTTGTCAGATACTAGTTTTGGCAGCAGCACTTCTGTGCCACCTACCACGGTGCCGAAAAAGAGAGGTAGACCAAAACGTGCCACATTGAGTGCAACTCCTTCCTTACAACGTTCAGACACAActccaataaataaaagttTAATTGACTTTAATGCAAATGATCATAGTGCCAAGAGCTCATTTATTGGTGTGGTACCTTCATTTGCAAGAAACGATACAGAGCAAGATGCGTTACAGATAATGACCAACAATATGAATCTTCGACAGGAAGACCTAGCATCTGTAGAAACAGACGATGACGAGGAATATCATAATGGTAGTAGAGGTGATGGCCTCCAAAACGATTCATTTACAACAAAAAGGAGAAAGTACCCTGGCGGAATGACTAATGGAAATGGATTAGAGTCGCAGGCAGATCTTTTAACGTCAAAGGAATTATTTGGAGTTTCAAGAAcatcttttgaaaaacgggcaaatcaacaacataaCCACTACCTGCCGTTGCAGCCGTATCATCAACCAAGCATATCTTTATCTCaggaaaatcaaatatattcAGACTACTTTCAAAGCCTATTGTCATATTTCCTAgatgacaataataaaatacGATCGCCGATACCAGATTCATTACTTAGTCCTCCACTACCCTTGTCTAAAATCCATATATATCAAACAATTGACAGTGACGGGAATACGATTTTCCACTGGGCATGCTCTATGGGGAATTTAAACATGGTTGagtttttgttgaaaacaTTTACCCACTCCTTAAATCCAGATGTGAGAAATAACAATGGCGAAACACCTTTAATGTTTATGGttaaattcaacaattctttCCAATTAAGAAACTTCCCACTAATTCTAGACTTATTGAAGGAATCAGTATTATTGGTGGACTCCAATGGCAAAACCGTTTTGCATCATATAGTGGACACGGATAGCAAGCACAAACGGGAAAAATTTGCTCAGTACTACTTAGAATCATTATTGGAAAAGATTGTCGATGAGCGACAGGAACAGGGGGATTCCAATGGACACGCAATGGAAGATGACTTAACAAAGGATGAGCTTGTCACCAAATTTATAAACCACCAAGATTCAGATGGTAACACTGCCTTTCATATTGCTGCCCACaacttgaacaaaaaatgtattaaagtatttatcaattaccaccgatttattaattttggaTTAAGAAACTTGGTCTCTTGTACCGTTGAAGACTATTTGGCATCACATAATTACGTACTCAGATTGGATCCTGTGGAACATGATCAAAGTAACAATAGTGATGGTGACGAAGACATTATGGAAGATTACACAAACGAAAACCAATCATTTGAGACCCAACTTCACAATTCCAAAATGGCCATCAATTTGCAAAATACCACTGCCAACCTCCTTACAGAAAAAATGACACAATTAGCTTATGCCATTGATTCAGAATTGAGTGAGAAAGACGAAGTGATATTAAAGTATTTCAAAGTGTTGAGCCagattaatcaaatcaaactcGAATCACAAAGAAAGATATTGTCGTTTTTTAAATTGGATCATttgattgaagaattggaacaaaataaagatgatagtcagcaacagcagcagcaggtaacagatgatgatgatccTACTTCAGTTCATGGCAATGATTTGCATCTAGATTTTAAACGTGATCATATTCTCCAAGAAGAAATATACCGGTTGATGAACGATTTGACATATCAGGAGTTGCATCAACAGGATGAATTAGATAAAGTTGAACATAGTTATCGAATGACAAAGGAAAGATTACACGAAAAGGTGTTGGACGCTTCGTCTTttgtaattgatcaaaCCCACCAACAAGGCAATGTGCACGAACAATTAGAGTTAGCCAAGCAACTACAAGTGGaaataatcaaaagaaagaaactTGTGGATGAGATTTCTAAATTAACCAAAAATGTTCCTTTACCGGAAAATCCAAATGCTAAAACCATCATCGATACGTATCCAAGTACTGATAAGCTATATAAATATTGCAAATTAATTTCGTTAAGCTGTGGAATTCCAAtggatgaaattgaaacttcGATTGATGCTATGGAAGAATCATTGgtcaaaaaataa